Genomic window (Lycium barbarum isolate Lr01 chromosome 2, ASM1917538v2, whole genome shotgun sequence):
GCTAACACTCATTTCAGGAGTGGACTCCTTCGTAGTCCCCGTGGTGGTACTGCGAGTCCTCGTGGTGGTACCGCGGCCCCTACCTCGGCCCCGTCTGTGAGCTCCGCCTCTTCCCCCAACGGTGGAGGCTGGCTACCTACCCGATGTGGCATTAGGTGCCTATGGAACAACTGTCCTAGCTCCGCCAGAAGATAATCGAGTGTTAGCCATCTGATTACCAAAATAAATAATGTTAGATTAATCTAATTAAACGTCACAGACGTAAGAAGgaataagaaagaaagacaagacACATCCTATCACGCTCTCGCATAATCATGATCATGGGAATGGCCGGCAACATAACCATAATTGAGATTCTACTACTAATGTGTGCTCCATCAGTCACAAAGAAATaatctaggctctgataccaactttgtcacgacacAATTTAGGACCATGACCGGCACTATGGGGTAAGATTCCCAAAGCAAGCCTTaacgataatttacagaaaatCGGCTAGAGTTTTCCCTGTTTTTATGACTATCCAAAACTTTCCTGTCTTAAAATCAACAACAGAAATATCCAATGTCAACCAAACTAAATTCAATCATACTCAATCAACCCGTTTTCAATGTAATAATACTAAAACATCTTTGAAATACGGGAAAACGTCTAATACTAGTCACCAGTCAATAATAAATAAAGAATACTCATGGAATAAATCAAATGACTGTGGAGCAACTTTAAGAGTTCAAAATAAAGACCATAATAAATAATAGACTCTTCGCCGACGCGGACAAGTGCAGGGCTCACCAAGAACTTTCAACTCGTGCTCTCTAGTTACCGTAATCCTCACCAACGTCACCTGCGGTCTCTGTAAAAAAAATAGCGAGGAGCGAGACGCTTGTTCAGTGAGTAATAACACTTAACCACAACCGTTTTATTGGGAACAAGTCAGAAAGCATGCTTATATAATATTCATAAAATATCACGAAATAAATGCCCTTTTTGCAAAAATGATAGCAATAACCAATCTTGTCTATTTTCATGTAAGCATAAATCATTTAACAATTCAGTAACAAACTCTGTAAGCACTGTCATATCAACTCTTATATCTGGGAGGTTTCCAAGAAAGGATCATGTAATCTATATCATGTGGACCCCTTCGTAAAAGGAGTCAAATATAACTGTAGGTCGCTGCTCAAGGGAAAATGGTACATGTATGCTAGTTCTACTTTTCCACTAGCGAGGGCTGTAACTATAATCTGTAAATACAAGGTGTACCAGGTCTAACGAACCCACCGTCAGCTACGGATCCTTCAAAGTATCCTCCCATTAATACTTTTCTTTGTAAACAGTCAATACTTATATGAAaacatttttaaaataaaacaggGCATTTCAATTCTTATCAAATCATGTAATTTCATTTCAGAAACGGTAATCATATCTCAAGTAACAGTAAAACATATCTAGTAACGGTGAAAACAATTAGAATAACCAGTAAACATCTCAAGTAAACTGTTCGGTACCATATCAAGTAAAGGACCTGTTACACCCCGCACCTTCAGAGCATCAGCAGTACACGTatatcaccgtagtaatggagtgtcggagacgtcccatgacgctttggaaggtacaagccatgggaagtatgtaacaacgaagtaaaaagacgaattacgatctcgtactcgtaatcgggaaagactattttgaaacacaagaacatggccattattaagtataataaatgataaacaTCATGTGCggagagtttcggaaggtttcgagatcaagcaaattgaagaaaataagtttgacgaaaattgagaaatgttgggcagatttttagtcaactttggaggggtatatctccatgtatatttggatttttaaggtgtttcaaaagcctaaaatgaatttcgtcgagtctagtttctaatgcaacaaaccgttcatcgataggacgtcggagtagagaattatagacgttacaaactgaactgtcgacgcagaaatagcactgctacagtaccgctataGTACCTATACAGTGATACCGACTTTGGCCACTATAAAAGGGATTAAAATCCCCTTTTTCTTCATCCAAAAcctccaaaaatttccagaaatttcagCAAAGGAAAAGGGCTCTCATATCAcccaaaagtgaggattttgagtaaaatTAAAGCtatggagtattaatcgaggtccaagCAACGTGGGGTGGTGATTGTAGTATTGTCTTGTGGcggaattggcttggattcaaggtgaaggAGTGAAGATATAGTATTATTATcaagataaaggtatgaatctcttgctattaacgttaataTTGGTTTATTTATGGAAAAGGAGCTGTAAATTGTGTAAATTAAgtctgttggtggaaatatggaacaaacaccatatgggctaCTCTATGGAATAATTTTATATGGAAAATgattttattgatgttggtattgttattgttgtgttggttgttgaattgagaattcgggctgggcatataaacaggggagatgctgcccgatttaaGTGTCCGATAAAGAGGCTAAAGTTGATCTAAATCCTtgtaaatgtagacttgcgagcccggacgaataagcgtagctaataggaggttgaacaggtatgttaaggctcgtccctttctttcaaggcatgattcctatgattataattccataaatgtgttcatagcctccttatttccaaaatttAGATCTTCATAATTCCAAGGCATAACCCCTTGCTAataattcatgaatgttttccaaaatgttgtATTTCCTAAACCAAAGGTTTATGAttccgtaagcttttatgacaacaacgatggatatgtttttctatgacaatgatgatgtcaagggtgagaatatttctatgatgactgtgatgagaatgatttcatgtttaaaggctccaagtttatgatttcaatgatgatataagaatgttgaactatttcttgatgtctcaattttattcatggatgatgactattctttttaagattccaaaagtatatgaattgatgccttatgagatttatgatcttattctatgttttctcttaatgttattcttcattgatagtctcaccttataataattgttccttcaaggtgagacaaagcgacgatgattattccataatataatcggaggttaccgaccttacgtcactccgatgtacttatggcttttacttggctctcatgcatgctttatatatatatatatatatatatatatatatatatattttctcacaccgcggcgcgctatagtcggccgggcaggcacgtagatgtgcacaccactgcagtgggcatgttatgatattgcccgaAACGCGGGAGgaccggacgcgggctaatgatgataacaccgagccttaatggccgggcatgatattatatatatgacaccgcgctttaatggccgggcatgttactatgtatatgtattgaaatgttttttttttaaaaggctaagcatgcatgacatccgccttacgaggcatccggatgtacaggttatctctcttattccttgttacttttcatatctatgttatgttgttactcatgccttacatactcagtacattattcgtactgacgccccttcttgtggacgctgtgtttcatgccacgcaagtgtatacagatgagtagagtatcagatattgctagaagatgttccatctgcattggcgagctccatttctttccggagtgttgccgagtcagagtattcatgttatggtatattgatttatgttagagactttgcagacagagtcacgtatatagtatgtcattcttgcaagcggctctgtaagccgatgtatcattatgcattacattACAAATTTCATaagattacagattttacttgatttgagaaagacgaaaagaatgttttgaaaagctttcattatgcatttcatttcatgacttaagagtcctgtgagattatgagtataacgagaaccagcgggtccggtcggctctaagtaagggtcgggtgcccatcatgccctatcaggattggggtgtgacaggacCGGTCCCACATGCAATTTCAAAGCATCGGTAACACATCTTattttcaaaatcatgtataaaccATGCAGGTTATGAAAATACAAATTGTGGTAAGATTACTACTCACAGTACTCGTGCTGAAATACCAGACTCGTCACCTAGAGCAATCCGTACGACTTCCTTCGATCAAtctataatcacatcatatcgATCTCGTGTAAATTTCCTCGTTTAGGTTTATTCTTAGCTAATTTGAAATATTCATCCCTTGGGGTTTCCTATTTGACTCTAAATTCTGCCTATGCTATGTGTAACTCAATTAGATTACAATCTATCAATTCCAACCTATTGATACAATTCACTAGTCCACTTCTTTATCTAGATTATATCAAATGCGTGCATAAACCTAAGCCATATAGGATCACTGCCGAAATACCTTCTTTAGTGGATCACTGCCAAAATACCTTCTTTAGTACCCAATGGAATTTCATACACACAGAAGGATAAGCTTAGTCAAACTGTAAGTAAGAAAATTTACCCtttgaattgaatataacttcaATAGTGTTCTTTCGCTTCTCTGTTTCACGCCAAAAGATTGCAGCAAAATCAATTTGATCAATCCTCCTTTATCCTTCGCTATTTGATGCTAGAAAATCTCTCTATCTTTTCAATTCCAATAGTTCAAACGTTAATGATGTACTTACGACCTTTTCTTAACTTGTTGCCACAGAAGCTTCTATGCTTCGTGAGCCCTTCACTAATCCCCTTTTGTTTCCAGTTCATTGAAATGGGCTTTAGCCCAAATAACTTATTcctgttttttttattttctatttttggcTTAAATTTTGCTAAATGACCAATTTTCCCTAATTTAATTATGGGGTATTACACATGGAAAGTGATCCCTGGGTCCTTCACTTTGTTGTATGTGGTGCACAAGATGGCCAAGAGCTCGAGGCTCCACCCATGACAACCACACACATGAAGGAACCAAGTAACATCCCAATAGACGAGTCAAATTCGAGatcaaaaaatataaattacacaaaaataaacCTGGCAATCATGAGGAAACATGGTAGAGGACAAAAGCCCTCAAAATCTGACGTAAAACAGCTATGAAATGCCGCGAATTTGATCGCTAATCAAACCCTAGAACAGTCGCCATTTTCGCCTGAGAAGAAAAGAGAAAGGGTCGGGGTGGAAATGAGGaaattgaggggggggggggggggcgtgaaAAGTTATTTTATTAAACTTTTCACTCCCCCTTTGAATATAAAGCCCACCCCCCACCCCCGGCCGAAGTTTTTAAAGTTTTTAAAATGAACCCCcagtttaaataaaagaccttttCCAAACCTTGTACCTCACTTTTAAAAACACTTCTTTTTAAAACGTATTCGTCTAAAACCCTTTTTGTAAAATGATTTTTGACGGAAACAAAATTTATAATACATCGTTTTGAAATTCGAGCGTTAAtatgagcccaatattgacatggTTTCGGATAATATTTAGAAATGTGAAAAAtacggtcaaaatgagccgtaattcgtacactgttttaattaacaattttttcaAGATGGAGCGGGATACGTATCTTCATTtcaaattatatttatgaaagtaaataacttttAATTTTCTTGCAATCATcaatttttatgaaataataattaaGATGCCAATTTCTGCAATTATCTcagaatttttgattttttttgattttttaagagcatccttactccgtcttggactcaggaactttgaaaattaaaatacgcattttatgaggtgaaaattaagtgtcaacaaacccccaatggcctaagaccaattttccaaccaataacccaaaacgctCCCGAGTGCTTTGGGAACCGAATTGAATACCCTGCCAAGTCACAaacgatcatccggacctctcggaatcgatagAGTCcctaaaaaggtccgtttactcaaaagtcaactgtGGGTCCAACATTTTTCACTTAAAGGGTCAAATTTTTAAAAGTCACACTAAAACTCGTCCGATCATCTCGGGAACTGTATTacccatccccgcgggtcaaaatcgAACTCATAGGACTCGGGAAAAAGTCAATGGGTGTAAATGGGTAaaaaatactataacgaccaaacaggtcattacagATATTCTTTTTGAAACAGATTAAAATACATATTTGCTGCATATGTTGGTTGGAGCGAGTATTCAATATTGAGTGATTTTCCCCTAAATGTAGTTGCCATAAGAGTTTCCTCAACAATGTTGGATATCTACTATCTAAAGCACTGTTTTGGTGTATAAATTCGTATTAGCCATTTAACTCCCAAACCTTGTTGTAATAGGTTATATACAAGTTCATATTCATGGTTAATTATCAGTTGTTCAGTGTACAGGGTAATTACATAAACATGTTTTTAAGAAGCTCAGGGAAGGTACAAACTAGAATATAATATTAGAAGTAAAATTTAACAAAATATGTACAATGGTGGGGTTGCAAAACAAATATAAAAGCACAATCCTTTATTAGTAAAAGCAAAGTTCGATGTCATGACATCACTCTTAACAAGATTGATAAGGGGTCGCGATCAAGTATAAGTTACTCTTTCTAGCACAAGTTGCTCCAGCAGATTCAGTCAAATCCAAATCATTAGGATTGATTCCGCTAGGAAGTTTCCAATCAAAATGATACAGCAATTGAGCCAGTGGAAAAAATACATTAGCTAAACCAAATGATATTCCAGGGCACATCCTCCTTCCACTACCAAAGGGAAGATATTCAAAATTATTACCAACAAAATCCACGGAGTTCTGCTCAAATCTTTCAGGTTTAAAGCTTTCTGCATCATTCCAATATTTTGGGTCTCGTCCCATAGCCCACACATTAACCATAACCTTTGTTTTCAAAGGGATAGTATAGCCATTTATGTCTGCTTCTTCCCTACATTCTCTTGGGAGCAAAAGGGGAAATGGAGGATGGATTCTGAAAGTTTCTTTAATGACCAACTTTAGGTATTTCAACTTCTCGACATCATCTATGTCAAAACTTTCTTTTTCTCTGAATGCGCTTCTTACCTCTGCTTGAGCTTTGGCGAGTACACTTGGATTTTTCATCAATTCCACCATGGCCCAATCAATTGTTGCTGATGAAGTTTCTGTTCCCGCAGCAAACATGTCCTTCATTTATGAGCAAGTTACAATATTATTAAATTATTAAATTATCTCTCCCGTGCTATTTATATTGTGCAAATTTTTTGACCTGTTTCTACAAAATTATTTACTTGTATTAGACTTGTGCAACTAACTTTGTTCTACATAGTTTGTAGGAACTTTTAAATTTCAACACAATTTTCATTTTATCATTGTATTTTCTATTAGTTAATTATCACAGAAATGCTAAGTTGGGGTGGTACAAAATTTTCTTCATTCTAGTTTTGTAAATTAATAATAGCAATAAGGAGGAGCAGCAAGAGAAGGATGCGAAGGTAGATGATGCGATATATAATACTTACAAAAATAACagctttgatgttatcatggttGATCGGAAATTGAAGGCCTCCCTCTTTCATTAGTCTTAGCAGTACGGTAATTAAACTTTCACCTTCTAATTCACCATTGTTTTTATGCTCATTGATGATTTTTTCAAGAATGGCATCTAACTTGTGGTGAACACCCACAATTTTACCCTTTGTTCCACATAGTACATGAAGAAATTTCAGTGATGGGAATATATCAGCCACATCAAACCCTTCCATTAAGGCTGTCGTTTTTTTTAGTAGTATTATAAGTTCATCTTGCTCCTTGAATACTTTCCCAAATGCTGATCTACATGTCATAGAGCTTGCAAATTGAAAAATCCTTTTTGTTGTATTAACTGGCTTACCAGAAGATGATCGAAAAAATTCAATCATACGAAGAACTTCATCTCGTCTAATAGAGCTGAATGACTTAACATTTTTGGCACTAAGCAATTCCAAAAGACAAATCTTACGCATTTGTCTCCAGTAATCACCATAGGGGGCAAAGACAATGTTGGTTCCTTTATAACAAACAATCTTGGCAGCCTCAAGTACGGGCCTAGATGCAAAAGCAATGTCATGAGTTTTTAGTACTTGTTTGGCCATCTCTGGAGAAGTAACTACAACTGCAGAAATTTCACCTAGTTGAAGATGCATAATTGGTCCATATTTTTTGGCTAAATCTCTAAGGACACGGTGTGGGGGTCCACCTAGCAAATGAAACATGCTTCCAAGTAAAGGTAATTTCCATGGACCTGGAGGCAATCTTTTGGTTTGGTTATTGGAATTCTTCCATTTCGTTAACAAAAAGAGGAAAGAAACAAAAAGGAAAATggaaaagaagttgaagaactccATATTTTGGGTGGTTTATTTGGCTAGATAGGTTATGCAAAGTATTGTTGCATAAGGCTTGGCTTTTATAGGCTTTTCGATTTGGCAAGAAAATAACATTTAATATGACAGATGAGTTTTTCAGCAACTTTTGTTTACCAGCATCTGGTCAGAAAGTCGTTCACTTGACTTAAAGAACAATAATGAGGCGTCAAATGTGGCTGCTAGagttttcattttttaatatagaaGACAAACGTAGTATACTAGTAGTAAATGTATCGCTGCTACTCCTACTTCTAAAACCGATTATTTTTCAATCATGGCAGGCGATTTGGTGAATAGtcactaccaaaaaaaaaaagttcttagcTGCAGTTTCTTTGGGGCAGTTTCTAGATATGGTAAAATATCTGTCAAATGTGGCTGCTAGAGTTTTCATTTTTTCTACTATTAATAAGTGAAGGTTCTTGGACGACGAAGGGTAAAACTGTAATTTCGCGCTGGTCCACATATTCATTACAATTCTACCATGTTCTGCAATCTTCTCCCCTTTGCCTTCCTTCATCCGATCAGTTTTGTACTGGTTTTGTTTGCCTTT
Coding sequences:
- the LOC132626314 gene encoding premnaspirodiene oxygenase-like, with product MEFFNFFSIFLFVSFLFLLTKWKNSNNQTKRLPPGPWKLPLLGSMFHLLGGPPHRVLRDLAKKYGPIMHLQLGEISAVVVTSPEMAKQVLKTHDIAFASRPVLEAAKIVCYKGTNIVFAPYGDYWRQMRKICLLELLSAKNVKSFSSIRRDEVLRMIEFFRSSSGKPVNTTKRIFQFASSMTCRSAFGKVFKEQDELIILLKKTTALMEGFDVADIFPSLKFLHVLCGTKGKIVGVHHKLDAILEKIINEHKNNGELEGESLITVLLRLMKEGGLQFPINHDNIKAVIFDMFAAGTETSSATIDWAMVELMKNPSVLAKAQAEVRSAFREKESFDIDDVEKLKYLKLVIKETFRIHPPFPLLLPRECREEADINGYTIPLKTKVMVNVWAMGRDPKYWNDAESFKPERFEQNSVDFVGNNFEYLPFGSGRRMCPGISFGLANVFFPLAQLLYHFDWKLPSGINPNDLDLTESAGATCARKSNLYLIATPYQSC